AGGGTCCTGCCCACCCACATGATGGTCTTTGGAGCAAGATGTTGGAAGCTTCCTCTGAATTCCCTGACTTCACCACAAGTGCACCCAGTGGAACTCCACGTGACCGTGGAGCTGGGAGGCTGAATCTGAATCCAGTACTACGCCGTCTGGCTGTGAGCCCCAAGTCATTTCACCTCCATGAgtctttcttatctgtaaaataggaaaaatacTACAGGTCAGCCATCCCCAAGTTaaaaatctgaaatcaaaaaTGAGATAGAGCATTTGGGACTTTGGGTTTTCAGATTAGGGGAGCTTAACTGTTAACTATAAAAATATTCCAAAACCGGAGGGGAAAATGTTCCCAAATCTGAAACATTTTGGTTTCCTTTGAATAAGGGACACTTAGTCTTCAGGAAGTTGATAAGAGGATCAACTGAGAAATTTCATGCAAAATACTCAGCACATAGGCAATATTCTTTTGAGCATATACTGTCTCTAGTCAAGAACAGTCACTTCAAGCCATCTTACTGAATTTAAGTCAGAGTCACTTGCCGACATAATTGAACACCTGTGGAGGTCCTGTGCTGTTTACATGTCTTAACCTTAGTTAACCCTCTTCATGGAAGATGCTCTTATTATGCCCATTAAGGACATTAGGCTGGggtttttttgtagttgttttttgttttttcttcctaTTTCCTGTTCTTGGTCACACTCTGACTGCTCTATTCATCCTCCTTTACTTCTCCACCAGGGACAGAACACAAGACTATAGTAAGGAAGATAGTCTTCCAATCCCCTCTTCTTTCTCATCTGGCTTTCCTGAGATAAGCCAAATTTAGCAAACTCATGCATACACCTAATAACTTTCAGGTTTTCAAAAATAGCGGGAAGGGGTGCaatatttatttaaagacagatcGTCCATATACATTTTTCTGCAACTTACTTGTAACATACCCAGATGTCCTGCAAGTTGAATGAGACAGATAGAATGCAGTCATTTGAAAAGCTTCATGATGAATCACATCTCTTCAGGGTGAGAGTGCTGGTCTCAGCCATCAGACCTCTATGATGACTGTGCATGGGGTTCCAGGGGttcttttatttgtgtgtgtgtttcatcaCAAAATATTGCTGCGATGGGCATCATACATAACACGCAGGTATTTGATGAGTGAACTCAGAGAGAAATGGAGGCTGGGTTGATGGCTGGGTATGTATCTTCTCAGTGCCTGCTCCCTGAGAGTAGGTCATTTGGCACCTCTAGGTCCTTCCCTTTCTGGTCCATGGATATGGCTGCTTTCTGAGTCATAGAACAACCTTCTTTCTGGGCCCCTGGAGGTTCTCTTTGTGAGGCCTCAGGACTGGCCCAGATGTCACAATTCTGCCTGGATCTTCTGGCCTCAGACAAGGTTGTAGGGATCCCAGGCCTGGCAGGGGAATCCTTTGGGGCTAGGGTGGGAGACAGGAGGTGACCACCCCAGAGGCCTTGTTTTGGACCTTCACAGATTCAGAGGAAAATGCTTCAGATTTATATCTCAACTGGGAGCCCTGGAGCCAAGGGCCAGCTGAGTTTTGCTGGAAGGGGCCACTCCATGacccagaagaggaggggctctGCTGGTCAGCCTGCTCTACAAGGTAAGGCTGTTCTAGAGGCTGGGGCTACATCGGGAGCCCCTGGCCTGCTCAAAGCCTTGAGCACCCACAATGTTGGAGCAGGCTGTCCCCTGCTCTCACCATACTGGAGCTCTGGCCCCTCAGGGCACAGCCATGCTACAGCACTGGCTTTTTTCCACCATGACAGAGCTCACTGTCTCTGCTGCATGGGAGGACCAGCCACTGCTGCCATAAGGAGTTTCCTCACAGTGGCCCCGACTCTTACCCCATGACCTCATCTCCCACCACTCTCCTCGGGGCCTTTGCACTGTCTATTCCCTCTGCCTGGAACCCTTCTTCCTCCACAACTGCTTCGGCACTTTCTCGCCTCCCAGGTCCTATGCTCCAATATCACTTTTTCCAAAGGACTGCCCTGACCCACCCTGTGTGACCTCACTCGTCCCCTCCCTCTGCTCTATACTCCCCTTCCCCATGGCACTGAGCACCTTCCAGCCTGCCAGGTAATCAAGGTATCCAAGCACCAGAGCACTGCCGGACACACATTGTTTGCAATACATATGGAAGAAGTGCGTGACATCCATCATGATGCAATAATAATGGGCTGGTGGCTGCCAGGGCCGTGCTGAGCATTTGCCTTTTGCAGGCTCCTTTATGAAATGCTAAAAGAGGATATTATTCCTACCTCCATTTACAAATAGAAACTTGAAGTGTCAGGGCAATCTAATGACGTGCCCAGAGAGTCAGGGAGCTCTGGCACCCACGGGACGCCTAAAGAGGCCTCATCTGTGGCAGTGGGACTAAGTGCCACCTCTGGTCCTGTGACGCCACGTGTGTCTCTGAGCTTCCTTGGAGCTGCTTGCTGCTGCTTCACACCCCTCCATGTCTGTTCCTTCCTGACAAAGTGAAGCATGGCAGCCTGCCTCTGCCCACTTTTTCCTTGCCCAGGAGCAGCACCAGTGTCCTGGCCCAGCCATGCAAGCTGTGACATGGGCAGCTGCCAAGACCGTCCCTCCCACCCCTGTCCAGCCTAGCAGCAAGTCAAAAGGATTCTACCCTCCCCTCTGCCTCCCTGGCCTCACAGCCACTAGAGCCTGTCTTACCCAGCAGTCTGTCCAAGTTCCATGTTGTTTACTCAGGGAAGAAGTGGGTTGAGAAATAGAGACACTCCCTGAACCTCAgtggcagcattttttttttttttttttgccctaggAATTGAAAACCAGGGTCACTTTAACACTGACCCATATCActaacccttttattttttattttgagaccgagtcttgctaacttgcttagggccttgctaagttggtttggctggccttgaacttaggatcctcctgcctcatgtcACTGGGATACAGACGTGCACTACCTGCAACAGATTCTCACCCAACATTTCTGGGTCACAACCTGACAGCTGAGGTCCATTTCCTCAGAAAACACCTATGCAAATACCCAGGGGTTTGTGCACAGGGCTGGCTATGTGAGTGTGAAGGCACACAGGTGCTGGGCTTAGCTTAATGTGCAGCTACTGCTGTTCtccaatttcttttttgttttccccCTTGTGGTGCTGGGTTCccccttgaacccagggcctggtgcctgctaggcaagtgctctaccgctgagctacacccttagccaaaaattctcagtttttgaACATTTTGTTCATTTGCTCAAGGGTTTGTGACTTCTGTAGCCTTTCCTGTCTGTGTACGTGAGAGGGGCAGGAAAATGAGATTTTCAGACCCTACCAAGAACCCTGTCCATTTCTAGAGGCCCTTCCCACCCAGTCATTGACTTGTCTCTCTTCCTCCTTCACTCTGATGTCATCTGAGGTCCAGCCACACACTCGCTTCTGGCTTGCTTGTCTCAGATTGAGCTGGGCCACAGCAATGACCAAAGTGGACAGGAGAGACTCACCTGGGAGAGGAGAGGACTCTGGCAACTGAGGAGCCTCCCTGGGACCCCCAACCTATCTCCTCCCCAATTAGACCCACGAAACCTCCAGAGGAGCCAGCGCTTCTCCATCATCCCAGATGACTTCCTGGCCTTGGAGGGAGGAGCCAGAACCAGTGAAGATGGTGTGAGCAGGCGCAGTGGCCAGGTGGACAGAGGAGGTCCCAGGGCAGGGCCGGGCTGGAGTGAGTGGGTTCATATTAAAGCCACAAGGGAGCTCCTGTGCCCAGGAGACCCTTGAAAAACCTGGCTGAGAGGTCCATTCGTTCACAAGCTGCCGTCCCCAGATCCCGCGGGTCTGCATGGCCAGGTGTGGGAGGGATTGCCCTGCTGTGTACCAGGGCAGGTGTCGCTCGCTGCCTCCACAACAGCCCTGTGAAGAGGAATTTCCCTCCACCATGCAGGTGAGGAATGAGCTCTACGGGTCCAGGAGTCACCCCAGGACTCCTGGCTGCCCAGTGATAGAGTGCACTTCCCACCGTGGTCCCAGGATGCAAAGCCCAGGTCCTTCCCAGGACCTCCTGCAGATTATTAAGACATGGGGTTTAGGGTTTAGGATTCAGGAGTCTTAGTCATTCTCTGTGGCCACAGTTGTATGGTTGAGACTGTGTCACCTTTCCTTCCTGGTTTGTGTGTCACTTACCCCGAACTAGAATTTTTTAGGTCATTTTACCCATGACGATTTTACAATAATCATTAATGAACTTCAAACAGGACAGACATATATAGTTGCACTGATGAGAACTTAACCACCTGCAaggttttcttccttccttccttctttcttttcttttcttttctttcttttttctttcacattgaacccggggtgccttaccactgagccacatctccagttctttttatttatttattatttttgtggggggataacagggattgaactcgggaacacttgaccactgagccacatccccagccttattttgaattttaagtcagggtctcactaagtagcttagcacctcaccgttgctgaggctggtttagtattcaagatcctcctgcctcagcctcccaagctgctgggattataggcatgcaccaccgcgcctggctctttttaatcttgagacagggtcttgctacattggCCAGCACAGTTCCCTATGTTGCCCAGCATGTAGTATAACAGTCTGATTAAGTGACTCTAGAGGGGACAAACAAGGTGCCTATGACCTTGTTTAAAGAAaggaataaggcaagcctcaagcCATTCTGGAAATTTTTCATGTCCCTGGCAAGTATCACTGGGCTGTGTTGCTGGCTGAACaccgtttgtttgtttgtttgtttgctctgggatttgaacccaacggcactcaaccactgaactacatttccagccttttttatgttttattttgagatagggtcttgctaaattgctgatgctggccatgaacttggaattctcctgcctcagccttctgagttgctgggattacaggcaggtgccaccacacctgctGGACACCAGTTTTAAGGAGTAGCCGGCACTCTGCTCCAGTCATTGTTGCTCAGGGACAGACAACCCAAGAATGtcatctctgattttattttatgagAAATTAGaactaaagaattttaaaatgtgacACCTGATTTTCAAATGATGGCAAGCTATTTAGAGAATGTTAAAATCCAGTGGGGCCGTTTGCTATTTCAAACAATTGTTAGATCCTGATCTTCTGGTTGGGAACAGTTGTCCTCTCGGAGGTCAAGGGCAGGTCCGCAGTCTCCCCAGCCATCTCAAGCGCGCATGCTGCCCCTCCCAGCAGCACTGTGTGAGAATAATGTGCAGCCATCTGTCCCCTCCCACCCTCAGCACCATCTGTGCAAGTCTTTGGACCCCAGGGGCAGCTGATGCCCCTGACAGGGCTTCCCATCCTGGCTGTTAAGTGGAATCAGCTGGACAGCTTCAAAGATACAGATGTCCAgggcccactcccaggggtcttcgTGTCACTGGTCCTGGGCATTGGGACTTGGCAAGGCTGCCTGTGGATGCCAGAACCCAGGCAGGCCTGTACTCCACACCTAGGGGACATCCCCTTGGGCCCAGCATGAATCTCCCATCACCTGATGGTACCCACCCTCCCACAGCGGTAGGGAACTCCCAGAGCTGCCTTTCCTGTCTCTCCTGACCTGATTCAGGAAGTTAAATTATGGTGATTATTCtgatttcagaatatttttttttcttgttgcctGTAACATAAAATAGCCATGCTTATAAATCCCACAACCCAGAGATCAGCTCAAGCAGAATTAATATGATGTCGTGAGCATCACATAACAATTCAAAAGAGCAGGCACACTGGCTGGAATGATCCAGGCACAGGATCAGTTAAGTCCTTTGCCCCCTCCCCCCATCATCTGATAAGATTATCTTGCAAAGTCCCCACCTTTACCCTGGTCTTTACATTTACAATTATGGAAACAGAGGTCCGGATGGGGAAAGAGACACATCTAATCACGTAGAGCATGGTTTTTaagtatatatttagttgtagatggacacaatacctttattttatttatttttacgtggttgtGAGACTCAAACCAGTGCTTCACTTATTAGAcaagctgagccccagccccagccccacatagAGCAAGACTTAGGGGAGGTTAGATCGTAGCAGAGGACTTCCAGGCTGCTTCCTCCCCAGGCCCTTTGGAGGGAAAAGTAGCTCTGTGGTTGCACAGAAAGGTTTGCATCCAGGAAATCTCAAGCAGCTATGAGGGCTTCTACCATCTGCCTTGTGGGGGATGCATTTCCTCCACGGGCTGGGCTTGTGCACCTTTGGCTCTCTGCAGGACAGGAACCAAAGGTGCACATCAGCTGTGCAGTCTTGGGCAAGTCACGTGCCTCACCTGAATCTCAGGAAGAGCTCGGAAGCAACACATATTTGTGGAATTAACACACATGGGGGACATCTTGTCTCAAGCGCCTTGTGGGTATAGCTTTCTAGAAACTGGCCATGCTAGGGGCTCAGTACCACCTGCTGGGTGAATGACGGTGGGCTCTTAGACTACTCAGCCTACCCAGGGTAGTGTCTCTCAGCTTCCTGTAAGATGGGGAAGCTGAGATATGGCTACATTCAGGGACCTCACTAATAAATGACAGACCTAGGATTCAAATTCAGGCCTGTCTGACATTAGAGCCAAAGTTCTTGACACCTAAACATACAGTTCCGGTTGACTGTTCCTTAGTGGCATAAACCACCATTGTGTCCTGCTCAGGGGTTTTGTGGATCAGGCACTTGGACAGGGCAGGCAGAATGGCTGGTCTCTGCTCCATGATATCTGGGGCCTCAGCTAAGAAGATTGAATAGTTGGGGACGGCTTCATGCTGGGGACTGGAACCATTGGAAACTTCTCCACTTATGGCTGACACCTCGGCAAAAGAACTAGAGCCAGTTTCAGCTAGGGCTCTTGATCAGAGCCCCTGCCCATGGCCTTGCATGTGTCCTGGGCTTCTCAGCACACAGCCAGGCTCCTAGAGAGAGCAAGCAGAGAGCGAGAGTCAGGTGGACTTTGTGAATGGGCTCGGAAGTCTCACAACTTGACCTCTGCTGTCTTCTGTGTGCTGAAGGAGTCACAGCCTGTCAGATTCAAAGAGGAGGGACATAGACCCCGCCTCCCAGAGGGGGATTGTCAAGCAGTTTGTGGGCCATAGCTGCAAtacctcctatgtgctaggcaGTGTCCCAGGCCCTGGAGAGACGACAGTGGGAGGGAAGAACAGGTCAGTATCTCCCATAGGAATGAACACGTGTAATGCAAAAGCCAACACAGCAACCCGTTCCAGGATGGAGGTCGCGAAGGTGTGTCCAAGGAAGTGACTCCAGGCGGAGGCCCGGAGGACACTTGGCCGGACAAGAGAGGGATGCTGTAGGCAGAGGgaagaagaagggaggggagatgaGGCTGGAAACGTAGGCTGGTCAGACCAAGGCCATCGTAAGGGTCCTGCGGCACCTCTGAGGATTCTAAGAGGGGACTGGGAGGCCAGCTTAGTGAGCTTGGGAGGCCTCTCTGCACTAGATAAGGTACCCAGAAGACATGTAGGAAAACAGCAAGCAGCTATGCCCACATGAGAGGCAATGGTGGCTTGGGCAGGAACAGTGGCTGCAGGAATGGAGAGAAGTTGGTGGGTGTGAGAGCCTGCAGGGAAGAGC
This region of Callospermophilus lateralis isolate mCalLat2 chromosome 3, mCalLat2.hap1, whole genome shotgun sequence genomic DNA includes:
- the Adig gene encoding LOW QUALITY PROTEIN: adipogenin (The sequence of the model RefSeq protein was modified relative to this genomic sequence to represent the inferred CDS: inserted 1 base in 1 codon; substituted 2 bases at 2 genomic stop codons); this translates as MKYPLVPLVNNLTFSFLVFWLCLPVGLLLFLLIIWLRFLLNQDSEENASDLYLNWEPWSQGPAEFCWKGPLHDPEEEGLCCHTLASGLLVSDXAGPQQXPKWTGETHLGEERTLATEEPPWDPQPISSPIRPTKXSRGASASPSSQMTSWPWREEPEPVKMV